The sequence below is a genomic window from Deinococcus terrestris.
TGTAGCGCGGAATGACGTGCAGGTGAATGTGGCGGTCCTGGTTTTGCAGGAAGGCGTAATTGAAATGTGCGGGCGCGAACACAGTTCCCAGCGCCCCGGTCGCCCGCCTCATCACGGAATACAGTTCATCCCACTCCTCCGGGTGCAGGTCAGGCACGGCCTCGGCGTGACGGCGCAGCACCAGCATCAGCTTGCCCAGCAAGTTCTGGTTGCGGTTCAGCACGACCGTCCAGTGCTCCGCTTGAGCGATGACCGGGCCGAGCGTGGGCGAGCAGAGGAGGCAGGGGGTCGTCATGCCGCACGTTACCGGCAGGGGAGCAGGCTTACACTGCCCCATGAATCTCCGTTCCTCCCTGCGTCTGATGCTGGCCGCCCTGCTCGGCGGCTTCGCGTTCCTGCTGGGCTGGACGGCCTTCCCAATCATTGAGAAGGGCGCGTCTTGGCGGCCCTTTATCGCGGTCGCGGGAGGGGTCGTCGTGCTGGCGCTGATGCTGGGTTGGCTGGTCGCGCGGGGCTGAGCCGGGCGCACGCCTTCAATGATTTGCCCTATCCTGCGGCGGCTCTCCACGTTGGGGAGCGTTGCCCCCGCCCTCTTTTTCCGGCTGTGCCCAACAGGAGACTTCCAATGCAGTACGTCGTATCCCGCCCCCGCGTGGGCGTTTTTATCGATACCCAGAACCTCTACCACTCGGCCCGCGACCTGCTGGAGCGCACCGTCAACTTCGAGACGATCCTGCGCGAGGCCGTCGCCGGGCGCGAACTCGTCCACGCGATCTCGTACACGGTCGAGCGCGAGGGCGAGGCGACCGCGCGGCCCTTCATCTACAAGCTCTCGGCGCTGGGGTACAAGGTGCGGCGCATGAACCTGACCCTGCACCACGTCGCGCAGGACGGCCGCGCGATCTACGAGGGCAACTGGGACATGGGCATCGTGGCCGACATGGTGCGGCTGATGGACCACCTCGACGTGGTGGTGTTGGGCAGTGGCGACGGCGACTTCACCGACATCGTGGAGGTCTTGCAGGAGCGCGGCAAGCGGGTCGAGGTGATCGCTTTCCGCGAGCACACCGCCCAGAAGCTGATCGACGCCGCCGACCGCTTCACGCATCTGCCCGACCTCGACGGGGCGCTGATGCCTGCCCGCCAGAAGAACGGAGCCAAGCCCAGCAGTGACGAGGCCTGACCCCGACGCCGTTCTGGCCCGGCTGCACTTCGAGTTGCCCGAGTCGCGCATTGCCCAGACCGGGGCCGAACCGCGAGACTCCTCACGGTTGATGGCGGTCGGGGAGGGAATCGAGCACCACGTTTTCCGCGAGCTGCCTGACCTCTTGCGGCCCGGCGACCTCCTCGTCTTCAACGAGAGCCGGGTGATTCCCGCCCGTGTGATGGCCCGCAAGCCCGTGGTGAATGGCCTGGGCGGCGGCCAGATTGAAGTCCTGCTGCTGCGCGAGGAGGAGGCGAACGTCTGGTCCGCCTACCTCAAGCCCGCCAAACGCGCCGGGAACGAACTCTGGCTGGGCGAGCACAAGGCCGAGGTTGTCGGCGTGCTGGAGGACGGCGCCCGGCTGCTGCGGTTCGAGCATGACATCAAGCCCCATCTGGACGAGATCGGGCGGTTACCCCTGCCCCCCTACATCGCGGCGGGCGATTCGGACGAGACGTGGCGCGAGCGCTACCAAACGGTCTACGCCCGCGAGCCGGGCAGCGTGGCGGCGCCCACGGCGGGCCTGCACTTCACGCCGGAGTTGCTGGAGCGGCTGGAGGCGCGGGGCATTGAGCGCGTGGCCGTCACCCTGCATGTCGGGGCAGGCACCTTCAAGCCGATTACCGGGCCGGTGGCTGAACATGTCATGCACGCCGAGCGCTACACCCTCGGGCAGGCGACGGCGGAGGCCATCAACCGGGCCAAAGCGGAGGGCCGCCGGGTGGTCGCCGTGGGCACCACCACCGTCCGCGCCTTGGAAAGCAGCGCCCAGGAGGACGGCGCTGTGCGCCCCGGCGAGGGGGACACCCGCATCTTCATCACGCCGGGGACGCGGGTGCGGGTGCCCGACCTGCTCGTCACCAACCTGCACTTGCCCGGCTCCACGCTGCTGCTGCTCGTGGCCGCCTTTGCCGGAGAGGAACGCATCCGGGCGGCCTATGACGTGGCGCTCGCGGAGGGCTACCGCTTCTACTCGCTGGGGGACGCGATGCTGCTGGAGAATCAGGGCTAGCCGCCTCCGTCCAGGCTCCGAATCAGCGTGACCGTCGCTGCCTCCCGGACAAATCCCAGCCGCCCGTTGATGGCGAGCATGGGGCGATTGCCGGTGTGGTTGCTGGTGCGCGAGTGGGTGTAACCCCGCGCGAGGGCCGCCCGCGCCGCCGCCAGCTTGAGGGCCAGCCCCAGCCCATGCCCGCGCCACGCGGGAAGCACCCCGGTCAGGCCGTTGTGCAGGGTGCCGGGCCGGGCGGGGAGGGGCTGGGCCAGTTGGCTGGTGCCGACCCACTCGCCATCTGGGGCGACGGCCACGAACAGGCCCTCACGCTCAATGCCATTCCCAATCCGCCGCTGCCACACCTCGAAGGGCCAGGGTTCAATGGGTCGGGCGCTGGGCACGTCCGCCAGCAGGGCAATGGTGAGGTCGTAATACCGCCGCTGCTGCGCCTCATCCCAGGGGCCGAGGTCGGTCAGGGGGAGGAGTCGGAACCCGGCTTCCCGCACCCTTGCCTCCTCATCCGCAAAGGCCGCGAAGTCCAGCGCCCGCAGGTCGAGGGTCGAGGGCCACATCCGGTCGTGTTCCTGCCAGCCGTGCGCGAGCAGGAAGGGGAGGTCGGGGGTGTCCTCCTTCACGCGGGTGACGGCTACCTCAGCGCCCGCCGCCGTGACGGTCGCCAGCCCTTCCGCCCACAGCGCCTCCCGCACCGCGTCGTCGGGTCGCAGGGTGTGGATGACGAGTTGCAGCCAGCCCTCGAAGCTGTCCATGCGGGGCAACTCGGTTTCCAGGGCGCCCACGATCTCCCCGCCTTCCCACGCGAGGCGCCGGGTGTGGTGCTCGCCGGGAGCGCGGGCGGCGTCGAGGCGGTGCAGATCGGCGGCGGAGATGGGCGTATCGGGGGTCGCGGCGGTGACAGCGGCGGCGAAGGCTTCCGCATCGGCGGGCTGGAAGGTGAGGTGGGTGGGCGGGGCGGCACGTTCCATAGGACAGGACAGCATAGGTGCCGGGCGTCCGCGCA
It includes:
- a CDS encoding HIT family protein, whose amino-acid sequence is MTTPCLLCSPTLGPVIAQAEHWTVVLNRNQNLLGKLMLVLRRHAEAVPDLHPEEWDELYSVMRRATGALGTVFAPAHFNYAFLQNQDRHIHLHVIPRYSGPREFAGQTFTDPDYPAHYAVPAPVLPLAPEDSEALAEQLRQAYAGLAS
- a CDS encoding LabA-like NYN domain-containing protein; this translates as MQYVVSRPRVGVFIDTQNLYHSARDLLERTVNFETILREAVAGRELVHAISYTVEREGEATARPFIYKLSALGYKVRRMNLTLHHVAQDGRAIYEGNWDMGIVADMVRLMDHLDVVVLGSGDGDFTDIVEVLQERGKRVEVIAFREHTAQKLIDAADRFTHLPDLDGALMPARQKNGAKPSSDEA
- the queA gene encoding tRNA preQ1(34) S-adenosylmethionine ribosyltransferase-isomerase QueA → MTRPDPDAVLARLHFELPESRIAQTGAEPRDSSRLMAVGEGIEHHVFRELPDLLRPGDLLVFNESRVIPARVMARKPVVNGLGGGQIEVLLLREEEANVWSAYLKPAKRAGNELWLGEHKAEVVGVLEDGARLLRFEHDIKPHLDEIGRLPLPPYIAAGDSDETWRERYQTVYAREPGSVAAPTAGLHFTPELLERLEARGIERVAVTLHVGAGTFKPITGPVAEHVMHAERYTLGQATAEAINRAKAEGRRVVAVGTTTVRALESSAQEDGAVRPGEGDTRIFITPGTRVRVPDLLVTNLHLPGSTLLLLVAAFAGEERIRAAYDVALAEGYRFYSLGDAMLLENQG
- a CDS encoding GNAT family N-acetyltransferase, with the translated sequence MERAAPPTHLTFQPADAEAFAAAVTAATPDTPISAADLHRLDAARAPGEHHTRRLAWEGGEIVGALETELPRMDSFEGWLQLVIHTLRPDDAVREALWAEGLATVTAAGAEVAVTRVKEDTPDLPFLLAHGWQEHDRMWPSTLDLRALDFAAFADEEARVREAGFRLLPLTDLGPWDEAQQRRYYDLTIALLADVPSARPIEPWPFEVWQRRIGNGIEREGLFVAVAPDGEWVGTSQLAQPLPARPGTLHNGLTGVLPAWRGHGLGLALKLAAARAALARGYTHSRTSNHTGNRPMLAINGRLGFVREAATVTLIRSLDGGG